The genomic DNA AATAATAAGCGATGTGAAAAAGAGGGAGATTTTACTGGGATATTATTATTGTTTTAATGTACTTAGTTTTTCAATTGCTTGTTGTTCAGTTGCTAAGTAAAAAATATCATTCCCTTTATTACATTCATAAATAAAGTCTTTTAAGCTTTTACTAGTGTAAATAGAGAAATCCCCAATGATAGCAATCTTTACCTTGTAGTTTATAAACTTTTGAAGGATATCACCCGCAAGACGTGTTTTTAAATCAAAGAAGCTTTCACTTATTAATGACTTGTTGATAATAATATACTTCGCATCTACCTCGTATTGAACCGTTGCCATAAGATCCAATGCAGATTGAACATCGGATATTAGTACCTTATCGTTTCTTATGATCCCAATATTTATCCCGTCGATTACTACTTTCTGTATTTCCATAGTCTCACTCCTCTATAATGCTTAAGGCTTATATAAAAACATGCTTTACAACTCTTCATGAATACACATAAATGATTTGCCCTAGGTTAATATTCTCCCTATGTTGTTGTTAATGCATATTATTTTTAAACTTATTATACGGT from Bacillus basilensis includes the following:
- a CDS encoding DUF4180 domain-containing protein, producing the protein MEIQKVVIDGINIGIIRNDKVLISDVQSALDLMATVQYEVDAKYIIINKSLISESFFDLKTRLAGDILQKFINYKVKIAIIGDFSIYTSKSLKDFIYECNKGNDIFYLATEQQAIEKLSTLKQ